The Pseudomonas benzenivorans region ATCCCGCACGCGCATGTCGAGCAGGCGCAGCTGGCGCGCCAGGTCGGCGGCGTCGCGCACCTCGAAGGCGTCCTGGATATAGCCGGCCAGGCGCTCCAGGTGGCGCAGGTAGGCCTCGATCTCCAGGCACAGGCCGAGGCGGTGTTCGCGGCGCAGGTAGGCGAGGAAGTCGTGGATCTGCGCGTTGAGCTCGAAGCGGTTGGGGCTCTTGGCCACCGGCACCAGGATGTCCAGGCGGATCCACTGGTCGAGCAGGGCGGTGATGTCGGTGGGCGTACCCTCCGGCAGCTGGGCGGCGAGCTGGTTGCGCAGCTCGACCAGGCTCAGGGTGCCGGCGTCGAAACGCTCGCACAGCGGCTCGAGCAGGGTCCAGTGTTCGGCGAGGGCGCGCAGTACGCGCTTGGGGTCGATCATCGCGGGGCTGGTCGTTCAATCGGAGAAAGGCGGCGATTGTACTGCATCGACCGGGCTGTGCCTGCGCGCGAACCGATCGGAGGCGCAGGTGACGCAACGCGGCAGTTTCGGACGGACTGGGCTTGCGGTATCGCCTCGAGGCGGCCCGCAAGGCCCGATCAAGTCGTTGATTTTCTTGGCATGCTTTCTGCGATGCCCGTTGCGACATCCATTGCCGAGCGAGCCTATCTTGTCCGCCTCCGCCGCCTATATCGATGAATGCTGGAACGCGTTGCAGGGGCAACCGGACCTGGCCTGGGACCTCGACGCCATCAGCGACCGGGCCGAGGCCATCGCCTTCCTGCAACGTTTCGAGAATCGTCTGTGCGTTTACTCGGGCTACGTGCAGAAGCTCTACAGCAATTACAGCTTCGTGGTGCCGCAGAGCGATCATGGCGACATCACCGTCCTGCCGGACGAGCAGGCCTGGCACGACACCTTCCACGACATCCCGGCCCATGCCGTGGCGCCGACCGGGGTGCATATCCTGCCGGGCGAAACCCTGGGGCGCAGCGGCCTGTACCTGAAGATTCCCCACGGCAACCGGCTGGTGGCCTCCGCCGAGCTGCCCTTTCAGCAGGGCTTGAAGCTGCTGATCCAGCGTTACCAGGCGCGGGGCGAAGATTTCCTGCCGGTGCTGGTCAAGGGCGACCTGCGCGAGTACGAGGCGCGCATGCCGTCGCTGCATCTGCATCGCATCGACCTGACTCGTCTGGGGCACTGCTCGCAGCTGAGCCGCAACGCCATCAAGGGGGCGATTGCCGAGCACCTGCTCGGGCTGTTTCGCCAGGGCTGAGCTCGGCCGGCGCCGGGCGCCGGCCTCTGCAGGCACGGGCCCGGCGGCGATGCTTGTCGACTGCGGCGACCACACGGCCGCTGCGGGCTTTCCGTAAGGCCCTTTTCACGCCACAATTCCTCAATTGAGTGCCGCCACCAGTCGGCACAGTCTGCCTGAGTTCCGCCGCATCCAAGGCCGGGCCACGAGGAGTCGAGCATGAGCAGCAGCGACCGCGTCATTATTTTCGATACCACCCTGCGCGACGGCGAGCAGAGCCCCGGCGCGTCCATGACCGGCGAGGAGAAGCTGCGCATCGCCAAGGCCCTGGAGCGCCTGCGCGTGGACGTGATCGAGGCCGGCTTCGCCATCGCCAGCCCGGGCGACTTCGCCGCGGTCAAGGCGATTGCCGACAGCATCAAGGACAGCACCGTGTGCAGCCTCTCGCGGGCGGTGGACGCCGACATCGACCGCGCCGCCGAGGCGCTGGCCGGGGCCAACTCCGGTCGCATCCACACCTTTATCGCCACCAGCCCGATCCACATGCAGTACAAGCTGCGCATGCAGCCGGACCAGGTGGTCGAGCAGGCGGTGCACGCGGTCAAGCGCGCGCGCAACCTGTGCAGCGATGTGGAATTCTCCTGCGAGGACGCCGGCCGCTCGGAGCTGGACTTCCTCTGCCGCATCATCGAGGCGGCCATCGACGCCGGGGCGCGCACCATCAACATCCCCGACACCGTCGGCTATGCCATTCCGCACCAGTACGCCGAGACCATCCGCCAGCTGCTCAATCGCATCCCCAACGCCGACAAGGCGGTGTTCTCGGTGCACTGCCACAACGACCTGGGCCTGGCCGTGGCCAACTCCCTGGCGGCGGTGGTGGCCGGCGCGCGCCAGGTCGAGTGCACCATCAACGGTCTGGGCGAGCGGGCCGGCAACGCGGCGCTGGAGGAGATCGTCATGGCGATCAAGACCCGCCAGGACCTGCTCGGCGTGCACACCAACATCGACACCCCGCACATCCTCAGCACCTCGCGCATGGTCTCGGGCATCACCGGTTTCCCGGTGCAGCCGAACAAGGCCATAGTCGGCGCCAACGCCTTCGCCCATGAGTCGGGCATCCACCAGGACGGCGTGCTCAAGCACCGCGAGACCTACGAGATCATGTCGGCGCAGTCGGTCGGCTGGCACACCAACAAGCTGTCGCTGGGCAAGTTGAGCGGGCGCAACGCCTTCCGCTCGCGCCTGGACGAGCTGGGCATCGCCCTGGCCGGCGAGGCCGAGTTGAACGCCGCCTTCGCCCGCTTCAAGGAGCTGGCCGACAAGAAGCACGAGATCTTCGACGAGGATCTGCAGGCGCTGGTCTCCGATACCCTCGGCGAGGAGGCGCCGGAGCACTTCAAGCTGGTGACCCTGGAGGTGGCCAGCAAGACCGGCGAGGTGCCTCAGGCCAAGCTGGTGCTCAGCGTCGACGGTGCCGAGCGCGGCGCCGAGTCCCAGGGCTCGGGGCCGGTGGACGCGACCTTCAAGGCCATCGAGTCGATCGCCGGCTCCAACGCCAACCTGCAACTCTATTCGGTCAACGCCATCACCCAGGGCACCGATTCCCAGGGCGAGGTCACCGTACGCCTGGAGAAAGCCGGACGCATCGTCAACGGCAACGGCGCCGACACCGATATCCTGGTGGCCTCGGCCAAGGCCTATATCAACGCGCTGAACCTGATGCAGGCCGGGCAGAAGGCCCATCCGCAGGTGGCTGACGTTTGATTGCAGAACTGCGCCGCCGTGCCTATCTGAGCGCCATGCAGGTGGCCAGCTGGCTGCCGCGGGTGGACTTGCCCTTCGCCGCGCCGTCGCGGCCGGAGCTGCTGGCGCCGCCCGAGCCGGAGCAGCCGGCCGATGAGGCGCCGACCGTGCAGGCGCTGCGCGAGGGCGTGGCGCCGGCGCCAGCCGCCCCGGCGGCCGAGCGGCCGAAGATCGAGGTGCCCAAGCCTGCCGCCACGGCCCGCAACGCCAGGCCCGAGGTGGCCGAAGCCGCGGACGACAAGCCCGGGGCGACGAGGGCGGCGGCTGTGCCGCCACCGCGTTTCGCCCTGCAACTGCTGCGTGCCGGCGACTGCGCCGTGCTGGTCGAACTGCCCACCGGCGAGCCGCTGCAGGGGCGCGATCCGGCCTACCTGCTGCTCAAGGACCTGCTGCGTGCCGCCGGCTTGCCGGACAGCCCGCACACCATCGGCGAGCCGGTGCGCTGGCCGTTGCTGGTGCGCGGCAATATGGACCAGGGGCCGCAGGCGGCGCTGGAGTTCGTACAGAGCTTCGTCGCCGCGCGCCTGGAGGAACAGGCGCCCTGCGCCTGTCTGTGGCTGGTCGGCCTGCCGGCCGTGCGCTTCGCCGGCGAGGCCGACGCCGAGGCCTACAACCGCGAGCTGCAGGTCGAGGGGCTGGGGGCGGCCTGGGCCTTGCCGGGCCTGGAACTGTTGATGGACGAGCCGCAGCGCAAACGCGAGCTGTGGCAGGCGATGCGCCGGGTGCGCCAACGCTGGACGAGTGGGGCGCAATGAGCGACGCGATTTCCTTCCGCCCGATGACCGAGGCGGATCTCGAGGCCGTGCTGAAAATCGAGTACGCCGCCTTCAGCCATCCCTGGACCCGCGGCATTTTCGCCGACAGCCTCAAGTCCTACGACTGCTGGCTGATGTTCGAGGGCGGCCAGCAGGTCGGCCATGGGGTGATCAACGTGATCATCGACGAGGCCCATCTGCTGAATATCACCGTCAAGCCGGAGAACCAGGGCCGCGGTCTGGGCTTGCGCCTGCTGGAGTTCCTCATGCAGCGCGCCCTGCAGCTCAAGGCCGGGGAGTGCTTCCTCGAGGTGCGCGCCAGCAACCAGGCGGCCTACCGCCTGTACGAGCGTTATGGCTTCAACGAGGTCGGCCGGCGCCGCGACTACTACCCGGCCGTGGGCGGGCGCGAGGATGCCCTGGTGATGGCCTGTACCCTGATCGACTGAGGGCCTAGCGCTCGGCGCCGGGCGGGGGGCGTCGCGTCGGGCGCTCGTCTTCCTCCAGGCCGAAGTCGTTGTCGTCCTCCTCGACGACGCTCAGCTCATGGTCCGCCGGCTGCTCGCCGCCTTCCTCGTAGGGGGAGCGGGCGCCGTCTTCGTGGATCAGGTCCTCCAGGTCGGCGTCGTCCTTGTCGGGCCCATGTCCCGGCGGCGCGTCTTCGCTCAGGCCGGCCTCCCGCCGCTGGCTGCGCTCGAACTCCTCGATCAGCTCGTGTTCCGGCGCATCGTCTTCCGGCAAGTCGTCCAGGGTGTCATCCTGCTCGACTGTTGTGCGCCTGTCCGGGTCCCGGTCGGTTGGGGTCGCAGGCATCTAGATGCCTCCTCTGCAGGGGTTACATAGGGTGGACGCCGCGGACGACGAAAGATTCCGCTGGCCAGCTGTCGGGGCTGATAGGGCGCTGACCCGATTGGCGAGTGGCGGCGGCTCGATCCGTCGCTGCCCGGCGGCCGGAGTTGCAGGATACTGCCGGGCCTGTCGGTCGGCCCGCCGCCGTCAGTGCCCTTTTGTCAGAGGACCCCCGATGCCTTCGTTTCGCCCCTGGATCGCCATCTGCTGCCTGCTGCTGGCCGGCCTGGCGCCCGCCGCCGAGCGCAGTTTCACCATCCTGCACACCAACGACTGGCAGTCGCGCCTGCTCGGCTTCGGCCCCAACAACGAGTACAGCCCGGCCACCACCCACGACGACACGACGGTCGGCGGCGTCGCGCGCCTGGCCAGCCTGGTCGCGGCGCGCCGTGCGGCCGCCGGCGAGCAGCCGGTGCTGCTGCTGGACGGCGGCGATTTCACCATGGGCACGCTGTTCCATACCCTCAGCCGCGAGCTGGGTGGCGAGCTGCGTCTGCTCAGCGAGCTGGGCTACGACGGCGCGACCCTGGGCAACCATGAGTTCGATTTCCGTCCGGCCGGTCTGGCGGCGATGATCGCCGCGGCGCACCAGGCCCAGGGCCCGGCGCTGGTGCCGCTGCTGGCGAGCAACCTGGGCTTCGACCCCGAACGGCCGGAAGACGACAGCCTGCAGGCGCACTACGATGCCGGGCGCATCCTGCCCTACAAGGTGATCGACAAGGGCGGCATCCGTTTCGGCCTGTTCGGCCTGCTCGGCAACAACGCGGTGGCGGTCAGTCCCATGATCAAGCCGCTGCGCTTCGCCGATCCGGTGGCCACCGCCCGGGCCATGGTCAAGAAACTGCGGGAGGAGGAGGGCGCCGAGGTGGTGATCCTGCTCTCGCACATGGGGGTGGTCGAGCAGGCCGACGGCAGCTGGCGCGGCGAGGAGGTGGAGCTGGTCGAGCAGGTGCCGGGTATCGATCTGGTGGTCGGCGGTCACTCCCACACCGCCCTGTCCCGGCCGCTGCTGGTGAACGGACGCACCCCGGTGATGCAGGCCGGCTCGGAGATCCAGTATCTCGGCGAGCTGCGCATGCGCCTGGACGACGGCGGCCAGACGCAGCTGGTCGATTACCGGCTGCACCCGATCGACGACCGTATCGCCGGCGATGCGGCCATCACCGCGCGGGTCGAGGACTTCAAACGGGTGGTCGGCGAGCGCATGCTGGCACCCAAGGGCTTCGCCTTCGATCAGCCGCTGGCCAGGGTCGAGCGCAGCCTGACCCGTGACTTTGCCGACCCGGTGCTGGCCAATCTGGTCACCGACGCCTTGCGCCAGGCCACCGGCAGCGATGTGGCCTTCACCGGCAACGGCACCATTCGCGACGACCTGATCCGGGGCCGCCATGGCGTGCAGAGCGTCTCCGACCTGTTCCGCATCGCCCCGCTGGGCATCGGCCAGTTCGACGATGCTCCGGGCTATCCGTTGCTCAAGGTGTATGTCACGGGACGGGAGCTGAAGAACCTGCTGGAGGTGCTGCTGCTGGCCTACCAGATGCGCGACAGCCGCAGTTACTACCCACGCCTGTCCGGTCTGCGCTTCGCCTATAACCCCTACCGGGTGCCGTTCGATCGGGTCAGCCGCATCGAGCTGGGCGACCCGCGGCGCGGTTATCGGCCTCTGGATCTGGATGACGCACGGCTCTACAGCATCGGTGCCACCAGTTACGTCGGCAGTTTCACCTGGCTGGTCGGCGACCTGACCAAGGGCCTGCTCGATGTGCAGCCCAAGGACGCTCAGGGGCGCCCGCTGGTCGACCTCAAGGCGGCGATCATCGACAGCGACCCGGCGACGCCGGGGGTGCAGGAGTACAAGGAGTGGCAGGGCCTGCTCGACCATGTACGCGGCCTGCCCGACCTGGATGGCGATGGCCTGGCCGACATCCCGGTGCAGGGCGCGGCGGCCGAGCAACGCATGCTGCGCGAGCCGAGCCTGCACCCCGCCGCACTGTACCGTTATGCCGGTCCGCTGCAGTGGGGCGCCAGCCTGCTGTTGGTGGCCGTCTTGCTGGCACTCTATTGGTTCTGCGCTCGCCTGCGTCGCAGTCGCGCCGCCCGCCTGGCGCCGGCCTGAGCCGCCTGCGCTGGCCGTGACCTCGGTCACGGCCGGCTTGCCAAAGGTCCCGTGGGCTCCTTATGGTGCGCCTCGGTACTCTCCAGAGCAGGCGGCATGAACGATCCACAGCACCTTTTCGACAGTGAGGTCTGCCGGGCAACGGCGATCATCCAGAATGTCCCGGCATCGGTCGCCAAGCGGGCGTGCCAGCTGCTGGCCAGCGTCAGCCATATCCCCATGGCCCAGGGGGCCCATAACCGCAGTCAGGCGCTGGCGGCCCCCCAGCCTGGGCTCGCTCGGCAGGGGCTGGGGGTATGAGCCGTTCCCACGGGCTGGCTGTGCTGGGGCTCTTGCTGGCGGTGCTCTGCTGGTCGGGTAACGCCCTGGTGGCGCGGGCATTCTCCACTGAGATTCCGCCCTTCGCCCTGTCGTTCTGGCGCTGGAGCCTGGCCCTTGCGTTGTTGTTGCCGTTCGCCGCGCTGCCGCTGTGGCGCCATCGCGCGGCCCTGCGTCAGGCCGGTTGGCGTCTGCTGGCGCTGGGCGGGCTGGGCATCGCCGGCTACAACTCGCTGCTGTACAGCGCCGCGCAGACCACAGTGGCGATCAACATCACCCTGGTCAATACCTGCCTGCCGCTGATGACCTTTATCGGTGCCGGTCTGCTCCTCGATGAATGGCCGCAGCGGCGCGCCTGGTGGGGCATGGGCCTGGCGGCGCTCGGTCTGCTGGTGTTGATCGGCCAGGGCAGCCTGGAGAGGCTGCTGGCGCTGTCGTTCAATCCGGGCGACCTGATCATGCTGCTGGCGGTGGTCGACTGGACGCTGTACTCCCTGCTGCTGCGGCGTTGGGCCCGCTACCTGTTGCCGATCCCGCCGCTGGCGCTGCTCGGGGCGTTGATGCTGCTCGGCCTGCCGCTGATCCTGCCGTTCTACCTCTACGAGCTGGCCCAGGGCGCGGGCTTCACGGTCAGCCCCGCCAACCTGGGCGCCATCGCCTATACGGCGGTGTTCGCCTCGCTGCTCGCCTACCTGGCGTGGAACCACGGCGTGCGTGTGCTCGGTGCCGCCAGGGCGGCGTTGTCCAATTACCTGATGCCGGTGTTCACCGCGGTGTTTGGCTGGCTGTTGCTGGGGGAGGGGGTGCAGCCCTTTCACTGGCTGGGCGGTGGCCTGATCTTCGCCGGCTTGCTGCTGGGCTCGCAGTTGGCCGCCAGACGTTGATTCAGAGCGGTGCTCGGAGTGCGCACCCCGTCCCGGCTGCCGGGGGCGGCCGACAAAGCAAGACGCCCCCGAGCTCTGCAGGCAGTAGCACTGCCGTTGGAGTCCGGGGGCGTCAGGGCCGGGCTAGGGCGTCGCCCGGCGAGCGGTAACCATTCAGCCACTCACTGTGCGGTGGATCAGGCTCCAGCCAGGGCCGGGTTACGCGGCACGGTTGCGAGGGCAAGTTCGCCAACCTGGTTCGCCTCACGCTTCTTCGCCCACTGG contains the following coding sequences:
- a CDS encoding serine kinase/phosphatase — protein: MPATPTDRDPDRRTTVEQDDTLDDLPEDDAPEHELIEEFERSQRREAGLSEDAPPGHGPDKDDADLEDLIHEDGARSPYEEGGEQPADHELSVVEEDDNDFGLEEDERPTRRPPPGAER
- a CDS encoding bifunctional metallophosphatase/5'-nucleotidase, whose protein sequence is MPSFRPWIAICCLLLAGLAPAAERSFTILHTNDWQSRLLGFGPNNEYSPATTHDDTTVGGVARLASLVAARRAAAGEQPVLLLDGGDFTMGTLFHTLSRELGGELRLLSELGYDGATLGNHEFDFRPAGLAAMIAAAHQAQGPALVPLLASNLGFDPERPEDDSLQAHYDAGRILPYKVIDKGGIRFGLFGLLGNNAVAVSPMIKPLRFADPVATARAMVKKLREEEGAEVVILLSHMGVVEQADGSWRGEEVELVEQVPGIDLVVGGHSHTALSRPLLVNGRTPVMQAGSEIQYLGELRMRLDDGGQTQLVDYRLHPIDDRIAGDAAITARVEDFKRVVGERMLAPKGFAFDQPLARVERSLTRDFADPVLANLVTDALRQATGSDVAFTGNGTIRDDLIRGRHGVQSVSDLFRIAPLGIGQFDDAPGYPLLKVYVTGRELKNLLEVLLLAYQMRDSRSYYPRLSGLRFAYNPYRVPFDRVSRIELGDPRRGYRPLDLDDARLYSIGATSYVGSFTWLVGDLTKGLLDVQPKDAQGRPLVDLKAAIIDSDPATPGVQEYKEWQGLLDHVRGLPDLDGDGLADIPVQGAAAEQRMLREPSLHPAALYRYAGPLQWGASLLLVAVLLALYWFCARLRRSRAARLAPA
- a CDS encoding DMT family transporter gives rise to the protein MSRSHGLAVLGLLLAVLCWSGNALVARAFSTEIPPFALSFWRWSLALALLLPFAALPLWRHRAALRQAGWRLLALGGLGIAGYNSLLYSAAQTTVAINITLVNTCLPLMTFIGAGLLLDEWPQRRAWWGMGLAALGLLVLIGQGSLERLLALSFNPGDLIMLLAVVDWTLYSLLLRRWARYLLPIPPLALLGALMLLGLPLILPFYLYELAQGAGFTVSPANLGAIAYTAVFASLLAYLAWNHGVRVLGAARAALSNYLMPVFTAVFGWLLLGEGVQPFHWLGGGLIFAGLLLGSQLAARR
- the rimI gene encoding ribosomal protein S18-alanine N-acetyltransferase; protein product: MSDAISFRPMTEADLEAVLKIEYAAFSHPWTRGIFADSLKSYDCWLMFEGGQQVGHGVINVIIDEAHLLNITVKPENQGRGLGLRLLEFLMQRALQLKAGECFLEVRASNQAAYRLYERYGFNEVGRRRDYYPAVGGREDALVMACTLID
- a CDS encoding 2-isopropylmalate synthase produces the protein MSSSDRVIIFDTTLRDGEQSPGASMTGEEKLRIAKALERLRVDVIEAGFAIASPGDFAAVKAIADSIKDSTVCSLSRAVDADIDRAAEALAGANSGRIHTFIATSPIHMQYKLRMQPDQVVEQAVHAVKRARNLCSDVEFSCEDAGRSELDFLCRIIEAAIDAGARTINIPDTVGYAIPHQYAETIRQLLNRIPNADKAVFSVHCHNDLGLAVANSLAAVVAGARQVECTINGLGERAGNAALEEIVMAIKTRQDLLGVHTNIDTPHILSTSRMVSGITGFPVQPNKAIVGANAFAHESGIHQDGVLKHRETYEIMSAQSVGWHTNKLSLGKLSGRNAFRSRLDELGIALAGEAELNAAFARFKELADKKHEIFDEDLQALVSDTLGEEAPEHFKLVTLEVASKTGEVPQAKLVLSVDGAERGAESQGSGPVDATFKAIESIAGSNANLQLYSVNAITQGTDSQGEVTVRLEKAGRIVNGNGADTDILVASAKAYINALNLMQAGQKAHPQVADV
- a CDS encoding energy transducer TonB, which codes for MIAELRRRAYLSAMQVASWLPRVDLPFAAPSRPELLAPPEPEQPADEAPTVQALREGVAPAPAAPAAERPKIEVPKPAATARNARPEVAEAADDKPGATRAAAVPPPRFALQLLRAGDCAVLVELPTGEPLQGRDPAYLLLKDLLRAAGLPDSPHTIGEPVRWPLLVRGNMDQGPQAALEFVQSFVAARLEEQAPCACLWLVGLPAVRFAGEADAEAYNRELQVEGLGAAWALPGLELLMDEPQRKRELWQAMRRVRQRWTSGAQ